TCGTAAGGGACCCGTACAGCTCTACGCTGGCGTTCAGATACTCGTAAGCCCGGACTGCCTCCACATTCGTAGGAGTGAAGGGCGAGTAGGGGGACATGGTGGGATTGGCATAGGATACACCCCGGACCACACCAAGGAGCCCGTCGCCCACCAACACCAAGTCGTTAATCAGGACCTCCTCCTCAAGCCTCACTGTGACCCACTTGGTGGAGGTTCTACCGACAACGAATCCGACTTCCCTCATTTGGGAGAAGCCTAGGCCTAGAGCGATAAAAATCTATGGACGCTCGCTTTGGGGAGCTCTATCCGACATATATTTATGCATGGGAGAGATACTGGGAGCGGTGTACTTAATGGACATCGAAAGGGAGCTTAAGGAGAACAGGAAGATCGTTGACTCCCTCATTGAGGGAAGGTTTCCTAAGAACATCGACGTCGAGTACCTGACATGGTTAGCTGGTGAGGCCCCCTACTCCTACGACCCTGATGTTATCCAGAAGACCATATTCGAGCCCATGTGGGATCTCCTCTCTAGAGGTGGCAAAAGGTGGAGACCTTGGCTCTTCATCATACTGGCCAAGAACCTCAAAGTCGACTTAGAGAAGTATCAAGAGCTGGCAATCATAGTGGAACTCTTACACAACGGCTCCCTTATCGCCGACGATATAGAAGACGGAGCCGAGGTCAGGAGGGGCGATAAAGCAATTCACGTCAAGTATGGCCTCGATATAGCCGTGAACTTGTCCTCAGCCATGTACTTCATGCCCCTACGCATTCTCATGGAGATGGATGTGGACGACTCGACCTTCAGGAGGTTGATCAACGCCTACTTAGAGGATATGATAAGGATACACTTGGGCCAAGCGACTGACATTGGGTGGCATCGTGGGCTCAAGGATCCGGAGGAGATAACAGTCGACCACTACCTCCAGATGTGCGCCAACAAAACCGGGGTACTCCCGAGGCTCGCAGCTAGGTTCGCGGCCATAGCCGCTGGCCTCAGCGAGGAAGAGGAGGAGAGGCTGGGGAGATTCGCCGAGACCATAGGCGTAGCCTTCCAGATACAGGACGACATAATGAATGTGACCGGCGCCGAGAAGCTGGGCAAGGCCTTCGGCGAGGACATAACCGAGGGTAAGGTAACCCTCATGGTCATACACGCTCTCTCAAAGGCGAGCGAAGAGGATAAGAAGAGGCTGAAACACATCCTTTCCCTACACACTAGGGATGAGGCTCTCATAGAGGAGGCCATATCCATCCTAAGGAAATACGGGTCGATTGAGTACGCTAAGGAGTTCGCGAGGAACATGATAAGAGAATCGTGGTCCAGTGTGGAAGGGCTCCTCCCCGACAATGAGTACAAGGAGAAGTTAAGGAATCTCGCCAATTTCTTGGTTGAAAGAGAATTTTGATCATTTTTGAATGAGGAGGCTCCTCCTCACCTCATGTTCCAGCTTCTTGGTCTTTATTACGGATGCTAACATTACCAATACAGCCGATACCTCGTAGAGTATGACCAGTCCAGCGTAGCTCGTCACGAAACCGCCCAAGAGAGCACCAATTGACCAGCCGAGCGATCTCACGAAGTTCACCTGTCCGAGGTATTCCAGTGAGACCCTCAAGCCCCTCCTAGATATTGAGACCATGATGAAGGACCATGTGGCCCCGTCGAGAATCATGAACGCTATGAAGTACTCGAATGGGGAGAAGATACCGAGTAGAACGGTTGGGACGCTGAAGAGCATGGCCGACCTAGCGAGGAGCGAGAGATTCAAGTTCCTTACCTCATCTCCCCTCCCTGCCCTCTTGTAGAGTGTACTGGAGACAAGAGAGCTCAGGGCCGACAGCAGGTAGATGTGGGAGTTGTTCAGGCCTAAAGCCTTCTGGACTCCAACAAGCTGCGGGTAGGCCAGTCCCAGACCCATGAAAGCCAAGAAAACCTTCAGGCTGAAGGGCACTCCTACCTTGGGCAGGCTCAGCAGTATATAGGCCGGCTTCTGGAATAGGGTCCCCCTGGCAACCCTAGACATGAGGGCCATTGTCCATTCTAAGGCCTCCTCCTCCGCGCGGTGAACTGCTTCGATGCCCTCCTCTATTATGGGGAGGAGGCCTATCTCCTCCTCGTAGGCCTTCCTCAATATGCTCAGGACAGGTATCCTCAGGGAGGCAACGATGAGTGGTATCAGGAGGAGGTCTATCAGAACGCTCAGCAGGGCCAGCCCCTCTATATTCATCGAGTGGAGGATGAAAGCCCCTAGGAAGAGTCCGGAAAGCCAGGCCCATCCGGATACTGATTCATACGATGAAGAGGCCTCCGATGGATCCTTAAGCTGATCGTAGGCATAGAAGAGTCCCGAGAAGTACGAGATGGGGGAGAGAAAGGCAACCAAGAACGAGGCAAGGAGAGCAGCATAGACATCTGGATAGCTGACTACCAGTCCAGGCACCACGAGGGAGAGATGTCCTAAGGCTATCCCCGGCACATGCCTCTCCTTCGGTGCCAAAGCCCTAGTCCAAGTGAGGTTACCTACCATGAGTCCTAGGTACATCAGGAAGAAAGAGAGTGAGAGGTGTTCGGGCCCTCCCCCGTATTCTAGGACTGCGAGCGGTGCCAGCTGATAGAGTATGGAGGAGAGGAGCCTATGGGGGATAGAGGCCGTTTTCCACCTCTCCATTCTTCCTCTCACTTTCCTTCCCCAAGATCTCCCTTAATATTGATTTGATGTAGGGTCTCAACTCGTCCTTGAGCACCAAGCCCAAGGCTATGCCCACCGCCACCCCTATGGAGATGGTGATCGCCGCAACAGCTATCACCACAGTCTGGACGAGCAGGCTGACATCTATTCCCGCAGTGGAAAGGGCGGCGATGGTGAATACGGCGATGCTCGCGAACTTGAACAGGGACCCGAAGAA
Above is a window of Thermoproteota archaeon DNA encoding:
- a CDS encoding polyprenyl synthetase family protein — its product is MGEILGAVYLMDIERELKENRKIVDSLIEGRFPKNIDVEYLTWLAGEAPYSYDPDVIQKTIFEPMWDLLSRGGKRWRPWLFIILAKNLKVDLEKYQELAIIVELLHNGSLIADDIEDGAEVRRGDKAIHVKYGLDIAVNLSSAMYFMPLRILMEMDVDDSTFRRLINAYLEDMIRIHLGQATDIGWHRGLKDPEEITVDHYLQMCANKTGVLPRLAARFAAIAAGLSEEEEERLGRFAETIGVAFQIQDDIMNVTGAEKLGKAFGEDITEGKVTLMVIHALSKASEEDKKRLKHILSLHTRDEALIEEAISILRKYGSIEYAKEFARNMIRESWSSVEGLLPDNEYKEKLRNLANFLVEREF